From a region of the Desulfomonilia bacterium genome:
- a CDS encoding carboxylesterase family protein, with protein MTLKNTFFLIIAAALILCGCRVSGKVAMDGAGLKGIPIVLQGDAYMEALTGEDGRFVFSNVKAGAYTVTLKPVAGWTREVTKAVTKKYDFADVTGVDFSISSASLRQTSSGEVIGFTEDNGCHAWLGIPYAKAPVGELRWRAPQPAEGWTGKWLALQLGSVCTQFAGLISDVPREMYDKPIGCEDCLFMNIWAPAFDPSHLPEGSDRLPVMMWIHGGGNTIGHGGQYNGKMLAEKYGVIVVSINYRLGPFGWFAHPALRGDGTTPLDRSGNYGTLDIIRALSWIGENISNFGGDPGNVTIFGESAGGQDVLTMMLSPQAKGLFHKAVVESGGLGSSTMAQAENYSDDVVPGDDFSSREVINRLLIADGTAPDRTAAKAYQDAMSDDAIEKYLRGRNNYAILNQYKAGYGGMITMPKVFEDGVVMPQGNYLDLLKDTATYNPVPVIIGSNRDEYKLFMIMNPDYVDIIFGLPLHVKNQRLYDLTASYMSDRWKAVGVDEIASALSIAQPGQVWAYRFDWDEEPSILGIDVASLAGACHSMEIAFVFSDFSEFISPLFTSLLYNKSNEAGRTALSGSMSSYWVEFARNGSPGKGTSGTGLEWKPWNQDSPMADKFIVFDTPDGGGIGMSSNIVTMQALKYRLLAETGFPTQKDHCRMYVSLFAGTGLWDDWEYEHLGKIGCGSYPPEGF; from the coding sequence ATGACGCTAAAAAATACCTTTTTTCTCATAATTGCAGCAGCCCTCATCCTTTGCGGCTGCAGAGTCTCAGGGAAGGTTGCCATGGACGGCGCAGGGTTGAAGGGCATCCCCATCGTCCTTCAGGGTGATGCATATATGGAGGCCCTCACCGGTGAGGACGGCCGGTTTGTGTTCTCGAATGTCAAGGCAGGTGCGTACACCGTCACCCTGAAGCCGGTTGCCGGCTGGACCAGGGAAGTGACAAAGGCAGTGACCAAGAAATACGATTTTGCTGATGTTACAGGTGTTGATTTTTCCATCTCATCAGCAAGCCTTAGACAGACATCAAGCGGAGAGGTGATAGGCTTTACCGAGGATAACGGATGCCATGCATGGCTGGGTATACCATATGCGAAAGCCCCTGTCGGAGAACTGCGCTGGCGAGCGCCACAGCCTGCCGAGGGGTGGACCGGGAAATGGCTGGCCCTGCAGCTTGGGTCCGTATGCACACAGTTTGCCGGCCTTATATCAGATGTACCCCGGGAGATGTACGACAAACCGATTGGATGCGAGGACTGCCTTTTCATGAATATATGGGCCCCGGCCTTTGACCCTTCCCACCTGCCTGAAGGCTCTGACCGCCTGCCGGTCATGATGTGGATACACGGCGGCGGCAATACCATCGGGCACGGCGGACAGTACAACGGGAAGATGCTCGCAGAAAAATACGGGGTGATAGTAGTCAGCATTAACTACCGTCTGGGCCCGTTCGGCTGGTTCGCCCATCCGGCGCTTCGCGGTGATGGCACTACCCCTCTCGACCGGTCGGGCAACTATGGAACCCTTGACATCATCCGTGCCCTTTCATGGATTGGCGAGAACATATCGAACTTCGGCGGCGACCCGGGCAACGTCACCATATTCGGTGAATCCGCCGGCGGCCAGGATGTCCTTACCATGATGCTCTCGCCCCAGGCGAAAGGCCTGTTCCACAAGGCAGTTGTGGAAAGCGGCGGGCTCGGCTCGAGCACTATGGCCCAGGCCGAGAACTACAGTGACGATGTCGTACCGGGCGATGATTTCAGCTCAAGAGAAGTCATAAACAGGCTGCTCATAGCCGACGGCACAGCCCCTGACCGTACCGCTGCAAAGGCATACCAGGATGCCATGAGCGACGACGCCATCGAGAAATATCTGCGCGGCAGGAACAACTATGCCATCCTTAACCAGTACAAGGCCGGTTACGGCGGCATGATAACCATGCCCAAGGTCTTTGAGGACGGTGTCGTCATGCCGCAGGGCAATTATCTGGACCTCCTGAAGGACACAGCCACCTACAATCCCGTCCCGGTCATCATAGGCAGCAACCGTGACGAGTATAAGCTGTTCATGATCATGAACCCAGATTATGTCGACATCATCTTCGGCCTTCCCCTGCATGTCAAGAACCAGAGGCTGTACGATCTTACTGCGAGCTACATGAGCGACAGGTGGAAAGCGGTCGGCGTGGACGAAATCGCCTCGGCCCTGAGCATTGCCCAGCCGGGACAGGTCTGGGCCTACAGGTTCGACTGGGACGAAGAGCCCTCAATCCTCGGTATCGACGTTGCTTCCCTGGCTGGCGCCTGCCACAGCATGGAGATCGCGTTTGTGTTCAGCGACTTCAGTGAGTTCATTTCGCCCCTTTTCACGTCCCTTCTCTACAACAAATCCAATGAAGCCGGCAGGACAGCTCTCTCAGGCAGCATGTCATCATATTGGGTTGAATTCGCCCGGAACGGATCACCCGGAAAAGGCACAAGCGGCACCGGATTAGAGTGGAAGCCGTGGAACCAGGATTCCCCAATGGCAGATAAGTTCATCGTGTTCGACACTCCGGACGGAGGAGGCATCGGCATGTCGAGCAACATCGTAACCATGCAGGCCCTTAAGTACCGCCTGCTGGCAGAGACGGGATTCCCGACGCAGAAGGACCACTGCCGCATGTATGTAAGCCTTTTCGCAGGCACCGGTCTATGGGACGACTGGGAATATGAGCACCTCGGGAAAATCGGGTGCGGCAGTTATCCGCCGGAGGGTTTTTAA